cccccaccacaatttctttaaaaagctatcggtatatgtatttttaaaagtacgaAACAAACCAGTTGGAAGGAAGACAAACTCAAGCAAAGTCAATCAACCAGCAAATAATGCCACGAGACAACATGGGGCTAAGAGCCGCAGCCTGGGCAGTGGCCAAGCTTGCTGGGAGCGTTGGGGGACAGGGCCGGAAAGCTGGGGGCCAAGGAAAGGCCACATAAAAACCCTTGGGCTGGATCCTTAAGAGCAGAGAGGCAGatggggtggcttagtcggttaagtatccaacttcggctcagattgtaatctcacagttcatgagtttcaagccccacgttgggctctgtgctgacagctcagagcctggagtctttcggattctgtgtctccctctctctctctctgcccctccccacttgtgctctttcaaaaataaataaacgttaaggggaaaaaaaaaagtggagaggcagaaagagggggagaggtgTTCTCAGCACCAAGGACATACGGGCCAAGAAGGGAGCAAGAGCCTGGAAAGTACAAAGTGGCGAGAGGGGACAGTGGTGTGACCAGATCAGGAAACAGTGTAGTCACCGTTACACCAAGCATGTACTTGGCTGCTCTGGCTACCCATTTCATCTACAACCATCTGAAGTAGGTATTGGTATTAAGCCCATTTTGGCgtgaggaaattaaggcacagagaggttaataattgtccacagtcacacagccGGTAAGTTGGGTGCAGGGGATGCAGTGAAAATATTGGTTAGGAGGTTGCAGTGAGTCAAGGGCCCAAGGATCATGGCAGtgggaaccaaaaaaaaaaaaaaaaaaaaaaagaggaaggcagaTCAATTTTAAAGACTGAAGCTTTTTGATCTAACGGATGacatgggggagaggaagcaggaaaaatTAAACAGGACTCGGAGACTTCACACCACAGTGGCCCCTGGACAACAGGAGATCGTGCAGTCAGGAAGGGGGCTGCCACCCCTAAACCTCTTAAGTCTGGCTCTACCTCTAAATGAGCTTCATGGTCTCAGcgaagtttatattaaaaaaaaagaaagaaagaaaaaaaaagaaaaggagaagagggagaaggaaagatacAGAACAGTGGCCAAAAAAGTGCATCACAAACAGTCAAGAGGAAGTACAGTGTTTTGAAAGTTCTGTTTGAATTATGTATGTATTGTATAGGTGGCTAGATTGCAACCTAAAGCTTTCTCAATATGgtcaaaaaagtttgagaaattcAAAATGTTTGAGGAAGTTGTCTTAGATACAAGCCCCTCATTATCTGTATTTATCTACACTTCCCCAACCAGTGGTCACggaatgaatgagcaaataaacaaatgagtgaatgaacgactGAGTGAGTGCAACACTGCCCACTCCAGAAGCAGCTGTGCCCCTAGAATGGATGGTGGTCCCACCTTTagtgccttcctcttcctccatcttggtCGTGGCAGCATCGTCCTCCTCCTCCCGGATGATCAGGCGGCCATCGGCACTCACCTTGAAGCCGTGGTCCTTCTTCTTGCCCCGGCCGGGCGCAGGCTGGGTAGCTGGTGTGGCAGAGTCGAGCAGTGAGGAGGCGGAAGGCCAGTCTAACCCACCCACAGCCCCATCCAAACCAACAAGCCCAGGTCTGTGCCCCGGATGGGTGTCTGCAGCGCACTGATGTGCACACATGGCAGTGAGAGGTGCCCAGTGGGCTCTGTGGAAATCACCCTAACCCCTGACCTTGGCAAGGCAAGCGTATTTTCTCAACTCATGTGCCAGCCACTTTTTGCCTACCTAGGACTCGCTGGGCCACCTTAGGGTCCAGGAAGTTGAGGGGCTCATCCCCGCCACCCTCCTTCAGCCACGCCTGGCTTCTCTGTCGGGCCAGCTTCCGGCGCTCCTTGGCCtggcccctttcctcctcctcctcggcaTCCTCATCCTCCGAGTCGGCCAAAATCTCCTCGATGCTAAGTGCAGAGAAGTCCCAAGTCAGGGTGTTCCCAGGAGAGGCAGGGGTGGCTGGGCATGATCCGGGCAGGCTGCGGGTCGAGGGAGACCAGGTCCCCAGGACCCCACCACAGGCCTCACCTGTCACCTTTGCCCTGGGCAggttcctctccttcctcctcctcctcttccacagCAGCCTGGTTCAGAGCACGGTGCCTCTTGGCTCGGGCCTCGGCTTTCCGAATGTTTACCAGGACTTTGTGGTACTCCTCGGGCAGCAGCCCCTTTACCAGCTCAAACCTGAGGAATGAAGGGCTGGTGAGGCACACTGGCCAGAGAGTGCTACCCAGAGGAGGGTTCAGCCACAGCACTTCCAGCCACGGGAAAGGGACTCagtcccccagcccagccccttctCTGCAGGCTCTCTGCTGGGATGGGAAGCCCCTcaactcctcccctgctcccccctcaATCCAGAGCACAGACCCAAACTTGCGGATGAACTTGGTGAACAGGTTCCGAAGCTTCATGCGGAAGTGCCGCCGCATGTCGTCCGAGAGCTTCCCAATGGCTTCCATCTGGTGGGCAGAGCACCGAGGTTTTGGGGGCGCCCTCCACCCTGTCTGCCCTCTCACTACGGTACAGACCAGGTACACAGGACCCACAGGCCCACCTAAGGGGTGAGGGTCAGAGCAGCCCAGCCCACCCCTTGGTCCAATCGTGTTTCCACAACCTGGGCAGCTCTCCACCTTTCCCCTAAACCCTCCTTCATGACAATCCACGACCATCCTACCAAGGTTATAGCTTTAGAGACTTCTGAAAGTGGCGGGCACCTAACCTGCATTACCTCACTTAACCCTTAGAACCCCATGAGGCAGACACTATCATCAtttcttacagatgaagaaactgaggcacagagagttaaGTGGCTGCTACATGGCCAGAGGCAGCAGTCGACCCAGGTCCAGGTCCAGGTCTATCTAATTCCATGGCCCATACTTTGTCCTAACACCACCAGGTTTctcttgagccctgcattggtctcagGCCGGACTATTCTCACACCTTCATCGGGCCTGGCTGGGGCCCATGTGTGGGTGGCAGATCTCACTATCTGCAGTGTCTCTAGATGGGGCTGGCGGCGCAGGGCCCCATCGATCCTTTAAAAGGCCTTTATAAAGATGTCTGGGAGGCTCGGTCTAAggtcaagcctctgactcttgatttcagctcaggtcatagtcttgtggttcatgggatcaagcccttctttggcctctgccctgacagcatagaacctggttgggattctctctctctccctctcccccaaaataaataaatattaaaaaaaagggaagggaagggaagggaagggacggGAAGGAAAGCTCTTATCAATTCTTGGAACCCTAGGACAGACCACTCCTCTAGCGCTTCTCATCTTTGGATCTTTGGTCCCCAGCTGGGCTGCAGGCCGGGGAGGGCACAGGCAAGGTACCTTGACCCAAGCCCAGATACGAAGACAAAAGGCAAGAGGGACCCAGAGGTCTGATGTGATCCAACCCAGCTGGAAGTGAAAAACCGATACAGTGGAGGTGGCGGGCAGTCTGGAGGACAGACCCAGCAGGCGACACACCCTGTGCCCAGCTGAGAGCTCTTCAGGCCCTTCTGCAGCCCAGCAGGGGTGTCCAGAGGAACTTCCTCAAGCCCAGAAGGTCAAAAtgcaagagaggaaaaagaaagcaagatgtGGCCCTGCTGGGGGAGAGCCCCGAGGGTCAGTCCTGAGCTTTGGGTTCTGGTCCCAGGACCGCTCTCACCAACACTGTGACCTGGGGAAATCTCTGgcctgtttctccatctgtaaaacaaaGGGTGGCCCTGCCCACGGACCCTTGCCCCGCAGAGCCCTTGCTTCTGTGGAGGGAAGAGGGGTCACAAGAGACAGCCTGGGCACCACGCACCTTCCTCACCCCCACCGGGTGGGCATTACCCTACTAGTCCTTTCCAGAGCTCCTGCATGACCTTCTGTGAGACAAGACAGCGTACAGCTAGACAAATGTTTGGAACCTGCTGGCCTCAGTGCTCATGGGTCCATGCTGGCAGGCCAGAGGCCATGTTGTCCCCCACCGGGGCCAGGGGGCCACTTACCACCAGCTGCACATGCTTGGCCAGGTGTGCCACATCCATGACAACTACCGCCACCTTGATGAAGCCCAGCGCCGATTTGACCACGTCACGGGTACGGGAAGCCAGGAGCAGGCACACATTCTCCAGCAGCTGCTCTACTGTGTTGGTTCCCATGAGACCTGGGGTCACCAAAGGGCCACCGTCAGAGACACCCAAAACCCCATCCAGACGCAACACCCCCGGCCGGTCACATGCAGAGGAGCTAACATCTGTGGGACTTCTGTGTGCCCAGCACGATCCTAGTCACTCTCCCTAGAGTATAGCCATCCTGTGAGATGGTAGTTTTTCTCCCCCACTTTAGAGATAAGAAACGGAAGTTCTAAAAGGTTCATAAACTTGCTCAAGGTCTGGCACGGTTGGTAAGAGGCGGAACCAGGACTGACACCTGGGCATGAGACTCGAGCTCCTCCGATCCATCTTGACAGTGGCATGCAGGTAGGCAGGGAAGATGACACGGGCAGTGGAGGAGACAAGAGGCAGCCAGGCTTGCTTTTggttcttcttccctcccccgaGGAAGGAAGGTGGTAGCTCTCCCATTCTGGTAGTGACCCTGTCCTGACCTTCTGGGCATCCTCCTACCCCAAGGGTTCCCCAGGCCTTCAAGGAAGCAGCATTCACCTTTAAACTCAAACAGGAGGTGGGTCAGGGCCAGGATACTGCAACTGACCATGGTCACAGCGCCCACGAGGCCAGGGTACACCAGGACGAGGTAGCGTTGCAGGGCCTCTGGAAGGCGAGATAAGGATAATCACATCCGGGCAGAGCACTCTGCATGCTGCACGCTGGGCCCCTCAGGGAAGGGATTCTGGCCAGAGAGGAGCAGCCTGCCCAGGTCCGCAGCCAGTGGTTTGAAGGGGTGCCTCCCAGAGGCCCGTGAGCCAAGCACCCATCCCAGCCCTGGGTCATCCACGCCTTACCTTCTTTGTTTGGGCCAAACCGGAGGAAAGCATGGCCCATctccaccagcagggcaaaagcaTTCTTCCGAGCACCCACCGACACCTCCTTGGTACACAGGATCACCTGCCCAGACAACCCGTTGAGCATGCGCTCTGGAGCCGGCCACCATAGGCTTGGTTGGTGGCCTGAAGCAGAAAGGGGCAGGGGGGCACCCAAGCTCACAGGCGGAGAACTGAGGCCACCCCAACCCCAGTACTGTTTTCCCCTGATCCTGACAGATCTTCAGAAGCCAACTCCAAGGAACtcctcaaaacacacacacccctcctgtACCCCTCACCTCCGGGACAAGGGCAGCGATGAACTCCTCATGTTCAGCTGAGAGTTTCTTCACGATATGTATGAGGCACTTTAAACGGGGCTGCGGGGCAGGGGGGAACAAAAGTCAGGACCCCTCAATCCCACCTGTGCCCCCAAAGGCCCCTCTAAGGTGGTCCTCTCCTGGTGTCACCCATCGTCCTGTGGGCAGAGCATGGCTGCCCTGGAGGCCTCACCCTCTTGGCAGGCGAGGTAGTGCTCCGCAGCGAGTCCAGCAGGGTCTTCTTCAGATCGTCCAGGTGGCTCTCCACAAAGCgggccccagggccctgggggcTCGCACACACCTCCTCCAGCACTCTGTAGGCCTTCTTCTGTATCCCATGGGCCTTGCTCTGGGAGGGTGTATGGTGGTCAGGGATGGGTGAGCAAGGGAGGTTGGGGGTCCCGACCCaccccatccacacacacacatatacacgccACTGTGCAACTACAGTCACAGAGCAGCCACCATTAACTGTGACCAGCACTGGGGAAATTCAGAACCTGAGCCCACCTCTGGAGCTCAAGAGGTCTGAGGAGAGGGCCGGCTGAGCATGGACGGTGAGAGGCTATGGGTCAGGCAGAGGACGCTGCAAGGACAGAAGCCACCCCAGCCTTCCAATCCGTTCCACTCACTGGCCTCAAGTAATGCTCATCCAGCAGGGAGAACTTGCAACGCCCAGAATGTACCAAGGCCTGTGTGCCCGCTCGCCTTTCCAGCTGCAGcgctctcttctccccttcttgCCCTAACTCCTTGCTATTGCAAAGGAGCTGTTATTCCCCCTAGGACACCTCTCCTGAGCTGAGGTGGCCCTGCCCTGGACTTCTGTATCTGCCTGTATGGTCCAGACAAGAAGACAGGTCCTGCCTTTCCAAAGAGCCCCCACTTCCCCCAAGTGTGGTCATGTGCAACTCCAGCCTGCACGTCTCACCTCTAGGTAGGGCCGGATGGTAGAGTACAGCTTGCTGATGGCAGCTTCCTCCGCGTGAGGAGCCAAGGCCACAACCAGGTCCAAGACAGACAATCTGCTCAGGGCAAGAGACGAAGGATGGGTTTagaagggctggagaagggcaCAGACTATCAGTGTCTTACACCTACTGGGAgcagaggaggtgggagaagTCAGAGTGAGGACGAAAAGGGGTCCTGAAGGAGCCCGTGAGCAATCACCACAGCTCGCACCGAATCAGCACCCGTAAGGTACCAGATGCTGTTCCAGGTGCTTTatgtgtcttaaagtcttcagTCCTCACGGCAACCCTGTTGGAGGTACTATTATCATGGTcaattcacagatgaggacacagagggcACGGAGTAGGTAagtaacctgtccaaggtcacttAGCTTCTAagcagtggagctgggatttgaacctgggcaATGTGTCACCAGGGTCCTTATCCTTCCCTAGGAGGCTATACTGCCCCTCCAGGAAGAGCCAGATAGGTCTCACGGTAGAGCTGGGACATTCAGTAACTCAAGACTTTCCTAAATAATTCCAGAGAGAATCTACAGGGCTTCTGTTAGACATACCCTCTGGCTCCCTGGGCTGCCTCAACTCAAGTGGGGCATTTTACCTGGTGAAGTCAGAGCTAGCAGAGTCCAGCACCTTCTCACTGGCTTTTTCCAGGAAGCTGTTCACCAACTGGCACCCCCAAGGGgatgaagaggagggaaggggtgaagagagaaataaagagcagGAGCAGGTCACAGAACtgcattctcttctcttctccaaccctgcccccctccactcaGAAGCCTTGACCCAGCCACCGCTGGTATCTGGTGGCCTGTCTCGCAGGCGGCAGAGGCCCAAATAAGCCCTGTGGGTGAGGCCCTtccaccacccccatcccagccctCACTCACCCGAcagctcctccctctcctccaccagcTCACCTGAGGGTCTGTAATGGTGAGGTACGTTTTCACGGTTTCCAACACGGCCCGGCGAGGGGCTGGGGTGTCCCCGGCTGCCACAGGCTGCCCATACAGGTTGAAGAGGATTGGCAGAAAGTTCTTGGCAAAACGGCTCACCTCCGCACGGTCAGCCTCTGACAGGAGGACCAAAGTTTGCATGCAAGTGGCAGGAGCCAAGCCTGCCCCAAAGGGGCTGCTGAGGCTACAGCCCAGAGGCATCCTTTTGGAGGACCCATGACAGGACCTGGACCCTACGGATTTGGGGCTTCTCCAGGACAAAAGGTGCCACCATGCTCTATGTTCCTCCATGGCTCCTCTGTCCTGTGCATCAGCCAAGAGCCAGCGACCCACTAAAGCCCTTAACACCAAATGGACAACACCCAGCAGATGTCAGCACAGTGGCAGTAGAGGGAAAAGGGACAGCTTTCAGCGTGTTACTAACTCTTTGGGTCCCCAGCAGAAGCCCCATGTCCTTGCAGAGGATTCACTATGGCTCAGGCAGTGAGGTAGAGGAGGCCAGGGGACCTGGGCCATTGCAACCATTCCCCTACTAGCCCCAAACCCCAGAGCCCATACATACCCCCCTCACAGCCCTTGGTGATGAGGGTgcgcagggcctggcacacagtgaccCTCAGGTCTGGGCGCTCACTGATGGCCGTGCCCAATGTCCGCGCCAGCCCTTTGAAGGAGGCGGCCACGTCCGTAGGCCTTGTGCAGAACCCAGGCAAGAGGGTCCAGatctggggaggggggatggtaaAGGACAGTGACGCCCAGCAACTCAGGCCCCTGCACCATCCAACCCTCATCCCCCTGGCTGATCCCTCACCTGCCACTGGAGCGTATCATAGATCTTGGACTCCACCGTCCTGCCTGCCTGGGCCAGGTCCATTGCTGCAGTGTGACACAAGGACACAGTGGGACCTTGGGCACCCTTTGCGCCAGCAGGCCTCATTTTTATCAAAAGCAAAAGTCCAATAATGAAAACACGAATCTGGGtgattcctccctccccacaaatTGAAATACCATAAAATAGGAAATGGATGTCTCCTGATAATCCTACTCCCCCAGGGATAGTCATCACTTCTTCtgacttttttatatttctttaaacacatacacacttttaaaagcataataaacaggactgtattatatatatatatatgttctgaAACCCAGTTTACCTTGACAAGGTTTCTAAGCGGTAGGCTATAGAATAGGTATGTATGtgacttttttatttaatctgcACGTGGCAATTATCGCCCTGATTTTACTCATGAGGAGCAAACCCAGAAGAATTAAatcaacttgcccaaagtcacccagccaTAGCGTGGCTAAGCTGAGATCTGAATCTAATCTTTCAACTCACCATCTACTAAACATGCCCGTTCCCACACAAGGTTTCCCTTTCCTCACAAAGACCGCGCCATGGCCCATAGTGGGACTAAATTCACCAGAAACCTGCTGAGGGACACATATGTTGTGTCAGATTTCTACTAGGAACAGCCCTGCATATATATAAATCGGTGTGCACTTCTCTAATTATTTCCTTAGCAAGAGAAGGAGCCATTGTGAGCCTGCCACAGGGAACATACCTGGCCAGGCCTCAAAGCAAAGTGAGGGACAGCCTCCTTAGGCAGGCCCTCAAGCACTGGCTGGCCACTTGCTTGGCAGAGGGATGCTGCCCAGtgtcccagggctgggggtgctggACAAGGAGCCCTTCCTGGCTCCTTCCAGTCAAGGCTCTAGGACTCAGGTGGGGCCCATACCTTTGCTCTTCAGGGTGGTAGCCAGGGGCAGGAAATAGGTGGTGAAGAAACCAAGTCGTGTTTCCTGGACGTGGTCCCGGATGACAGGCAGCAGCCAGCTCCTCGGGAAATCTAGATTCTCTCTGGGAGGACATAGAAAAGGGCCAGTGAGGAGGAGGTGACATCCTAGAAGGCAGCATGCCCAGCAGCATGTCACCTGCTGAGCCAAGGAGCAGCCCAAGCCCTGCCGTGGCCTCTCTGGCTGACCCCCAAGTGATACACACAGACTTCACCCCTGAGAGTGAATACCCTGCTGGAGAAGAATGAGCTGGTTGAATACCCCAGGGCCCCGTAGAAAGCCAGACAGGATCACACTTACTCAGAGCCATCAATTTCCAAAGGCACAGCCTCTAAAACCACCTCGGGTCCCATGCTGGCCACTGCAGCCCCCACAGCCTGATCCAGAGCTGCCGTGTGAGGGAAGTGAGGGGAGAGGCGCAGGTCACACAGGGACTGGAGGCACTGGAGCCAAAAGACGAGAGAATATACATCAAGGCATGCTCACAGAACAGGCACCCATAGTTCAGTCTGGGCCAAAGTCTCTAAGAGGATGAGGTCGGGAGCATGGGCCCAGGTTAAGCTCTAGGTCAGAGATCACAAACCAACAACCAAATTTAACCTGTTGAGAAGTCTGACCTCTCCCCAAACCCCAAGATTTTAAACTATTCtgtattcttggggcgcctgggtggctccgttagttaagcatccggctcttaatttcggctcaggtcatgatcccaggttcgtggtatcgagccccatgttgtgctctgaACTGAGCACAGAGGTGCTTaagactctctgtctctcgccccctgctcctctccctcactggctctctctctaaaattaaaaaaaaaaaaaaaaaaaaaaaaattctggggtgcctgggtggctcagttggttaagtgtctgactcttggtttcagctcaggtcaggatctcacagttcatgagtccgagctctgcatcaggctctacactgacagtttggggcctgcttgggattctctctctctctctctctctctctctctctgccattcccctgcttgcacatgctctttcaaaaaaaaaaaattctgtatttgttagtaacatataaaaatcagatTTCATGTACAAATGTAGATTTCCAGTTTATCTTGAAAaatggtaaacattaaaaaaaatttttttaagtgggggtggggggcgcctgggtggctcagttggttaagtgtctgacttcagcttaggtcatgatgtcatggtccgtgggttcgagctccacgtgaggctctgctgtcagctcagagcctggagcctacttcagattctgtgtctccttctctctctgctctaccccactcatgctctgtctctctctctctctctttctttctctcaaaaaataaaataaaataggggtgcctgggtggctcagttggttaagcgtccgactttagctcaggtcacaatctcatggttcatgagttcaagccctgcgtcaggctctgtgcagacagctcggagactggaacctgcttcagactctgtgtctccctctctctctgcctctaccctgctcgtactctgtctctctctctgtctaaaataaacattaaaagaaattaaaaataaataaaataaacattaaaaaaattttttaaaagaataaaaaagaaagaaaaatggaaactctGGCAAAGGCAAAAAGGCAGACCTACATGTGACAATTAGCAAATTAGCAGACGCTGAGGGGTGGTTGCCCTTCAAGACAGAGCTGTGCCCTCTGGCCCCCCAGAGCCTCCCAGGGCCTCACTTGTAGGAAGTCATGTTTGCCAACCTGATCTATCAGGAGCCAGGCTTCTTGAGGAAGCCCCTGCCATCCCAGGGTGGCTCCTTTCTTCCAACCAGCAATGGTGGGAGTCGGTGCAGGCCCCGTGAGGCCGGGAGCTGCTGCTAAGGAGCCTGGGGCCTGACCTGAGGCCCCTACCCTCTCCTGGAGCTGGAGAGGATCCCTGGGGGAATCCCTTATCCTTAAGTGGTTTACTCTGAGCTGTAATAACCTCTCTGGGACCTAAGGCTGCTTAAAACACTATAATCCTTGTAATAGAAAatttagagaattaaaaacaaaaagatagtgGGTAGGGGTGAGAGAGTCATACTGGTTCCCTCCTCAAAGCCATCCACTCAAACCAGCACTAGTGAGCAGCTCCTgacaggaggctgggggaggtcCTACCCCTCTGTTTCCCCCATGTTGACTCGGTCACCTTCCTGAAGACACAGTACTAGGCACCTGCTGTGGGCGCCATCGGGAGTGTAAAGTGGGGTAAAGTGCAGAGGTGCTAGACACAGGACCTCTCTGGGAGCCCACAGTCCGACAGCCCAGTCACCACCTCGTGTCCTGGCCCCAGCGGCTCCCCAGCTCACCTTCTTCATCACAGGATGGGCCTGCCTCCCACACGCCTGGAAGAAGACACACAGCAGCTGCAAGACAGAGCTCCATGCTGCGTGGAATTTGTACGTCAGGCCTTCCTCCACTGCCCTGCCAAGGGAGCAGG
This genomic stretch from Prionailurus bengalensis isolate Pbe53 chromosome D2, Fcat_Pben_1.1_paternal_pri, whole genome shotgun sequence harbors:
- the RRP12 gene encoding RRP12-like protein: MGRSGKLPSGVSAKLKRWKKGHSSDSNPAICRHRQAARSRFFSRPSGKSDLTVDAVKLHNELQSGSLRLGKSEAPETAMEEEVAPALTEKSSATFLSGLSDCTNVTFSKVQRFWESNSAAHKEICAVLAAVTEVIRSQGGKETETEYFAALMTTMEAVESPESLAAVAYLLNLVLKRVPSPVLIKKFSDTSKAFMNIMSAQASTGSTSALRWVLSCLATLLRKQDLEAWSYPVTLQVYHGLLSFTVHSKPKIRKAAQHGVCSILKGSEFMFGEKAPAHHPAAVSTAKFCVQEIEKSGGSKEATTTLHLLTLLRDLLPCFPEGLVKSCSETLLRVMTLSHVLVTACAMQAFHSLFHAKPGLGTLSAELNAQIITALYDYVPSENDLQPLLAWLTVMEKAHINLVRLQRDLGLGHLPRFFGTATTCLLSPHSQVVTAASQSLQEILKECVAPHMASIGSVTSSASGPAQYVAKMFRAVEEGLTYKFHAAWSSVLQLLCVFFQACGRQAHPVMKKCLQSLCDLRLSPHFPHTAALDQAVGAAVASMGPEVVLEAVPLEIDGSEENLDFPRSWLLPVIRDHVQETRLGFFTTYFLPLATTLKSKAMDLAQAGRTVESKIYDTLQWQIWTLLPGFCTRPTDVAASFKGLARTLGTAISERPDLRVTVCQALRTLITKGCEGEADRAEVSRFAKNFLPILFNLYGQPVAAGDTPAPRRAVLETVKTYLTITDPQLVNSFLEKASEKVLDSASSDFTRLSVLDLVVALAPHAEEAAISKLYSTIRPYLESKAHGIQKKAYRVLEEVCASPQGPGARFVESHLDDLKKTLLDSLRSTTSPAKRPRLKCLIHIVKKLSAEHEEFIAALVPEVILCTKEVSVGARKNAFALLVEMGHAFLRFGPNKEEALQRYLVLVYPGLVGAVTMVSCSILALTHLLFEFKGLMGTNTVEQLLENVCLLLASRTRDVVKSALGFIKVAVVVMDVAHLAKHVQLVMEAIGKLSDDMRRHFRMKLRNLFTKFIRKFGFELVKGLLPEEYHKVLVNIRKAEARAKRHRALNQAAVEEEEEEGEEPAQGKGDSIEEILADSEDEDAEEEEERGQAKERRKLARQRSQAWLKEGGGDEPLNFLDPKVAQRVLATQPAPGRGKKKDHGFKVSADGRLIIREEEDDAATTKMEEEEGTKGEDEEMADLMEDTGIRSKKHQKLKHQKEADDEELEMPPQYQAGGSGIHRPVAKKAIPGAEYKAKKAKGDVKKKGRLDPYAYIPLNRTKLNRRKKVKLQGQFKGLVKAAQRGSQVGHKLRRKDRRP